Proteins found in one Rhodobacter capsulatus SB 1003 genomic segment:
- a CDS encoding FeoA family protein: MIARRQAGSSRLSRKDRSDVEPVRTSAAPGGPLAEHRPLGQMHKGYSGHVFHIAAAAHSASLPAAEMERRLIELGFIEGAKVTILHEGLFGRDPIAVRVNGTTVALRRREAMAILVS, from the coding sequence ATGATCGCCCGACGCCAGGCGGGATCTTCCCGACTCAGCCGCAAGGACCGCAGCGATGTTGAACCCGTCCGAACTTCCGCAGCTCCCGGCGGGCCGCTGGCCGAGCATCGGCCGCTTGGGCAGATGCACAAGGGCTATTCGGGCCATGTCTTCCACATCGCCGCCGCCGCGCATTCCGCCAGCCTGCCCGCCGCGGAAATGGAACGCCGCCTGATCGAGCTTGGCTTCATCGAAGGCGCCAAAGTCACGATCCTGCACGAAGGCCTCTTCGGGCGCGACCCGATCGCGGTCCGGGTGAACGGCACCACCGTCGCGCTGCGTCGCCGCGAGGCGATGGCCATTCTCGTGTCCTGA